From one Lolium rigidum isolate FL_2022 chromosome 4, APGP_CSIRO_Lrig_0.1, whole genome shotgun sequence genomic stretch:
- the LOC124649505 gene encoding E3 ubiquitin-protein ligase XB3-like produces MGHGVSCARTGDEHDFFRAAQLGDLDALAALLAADGSLARRATLYDRLSPLHIAAANGRLEALSMFLDRGAQPDAVDRHKQTPLMLAAMHGKIGCVLKLLQAGANILMFDSVNARTCLHHAAYYGHVDCLDAILCAAQTTAVADSWGYARFMNVRDDNGATPLHLASRQGRPDCLQVLLENGAIVSALTGSYGFPGSTALHLAARSGNLDCIRKLLAWGADRLQRDSAGRIPFAVALKRKFGACSALLNPSSAEPMVWPSPLKFISELDPEAKALLEAALMEANREREKKILKDTKYSLPSPSHYDDNIDNDAFSEVSDTELCCICFDQACTIEVQDCGHQMCAPCTLALCCHNKPNPTTLAPPSPACPFCRGSISRLVVAHTRTDNDPEKAGSPQLAPRRSRRSHNLSEGGSSSFKGLSSAISKMARSSSRMAGSNSGETDKPEHDP; encoded by the exons ATGGGCCACGGGGTGAGCTGCGCCCGCACCGGCGACGAGCACGACTTCTTCCGCGCCGCGCAGCTCGGGGACCTCGACGCCCTGgccgccctcctcgccgccgacggCTCCCTCGCCCGCCGCGCCACCCTCTACGACCGCCTCTCCCCGCTCCACATCGCCGCCGCCAATGGACGCCTCGAG GCGCTCTCAATGTTCCTGGATCGCGGGGCGCAGCCGGACGCGGTGGATCGGCACAAGCAG ACTCCCCTGATGCTCGCCGCCATGCACGGCAAGATCGGCTGCGTGCTCAAGCTCCTCCAGGCCGGCGCAAAT ATCTTGATGTTCGATTCGGTGAACGCGAGGACCTGCCTCCACCACGCGGCTTACTACGGCCACGTCGACTGCCTGGACGCCATCCTCTGCGCCGCGCAGACCACGGCGGTGGCCGATTCATG GGGGTACGCCCGGTTCATGAACGTCAGGGACGACAACGGCGCGACGCCGCTGCATCTTGCGTCCAGGCAGGGGCGGCCAGACTGCCTGCAGGTGCTGCTGGAGAATGGCGCCATTGTGTCTGCTTTGACCGGTTCATATGG CTTCCCTGGTAGTACGGCGTTGCATCTGGCCGCTCGCAGCGGGAACTTGGATTGCATCCGAAAGCTGCTCGCTTGGGGAGCTGATCGGCTACAAAGGGACTCGGCTGG GAGGATACCATTTGCGGTTGCACTAAAGCGCAAATTTGGGGCATGTTCAGCATTGCTAAACCCTTCTTCGGCTGAGCCAATGGTGTGGCCTTCCCCGCTTAAGTTCATCAGCGAGCTTGATCCAGAAGCAAAGGCTCTTCTGGAAGCAGCTCTTATGGAAGCTAAcagggagagggagaagaagatccTGAAGGACACCAAGTACTCCCTGCCATCCCCTTCACACTACGATGATAACATTGACAATGACGCATTCTCGGAG GTGAGCGACACGGAGTTGTGCTGTATTTGCTTCGACCAGGCGTGCACCATCGAGGTGCAGGACTGCGGGCACCAGATGTGCGCGCCCTGCACACTAGCTCTATGTTGCCACAACAAGCCCAACCCGACGACGCTGGCCCCGCCCTCGCCAGCCTGCCCGTTTTGCCGCGGCAGCATCTCGAGGCTGGTGGTGGCACATACAAGGACAGACAACGACCCTGAGAAGGCAGGGTCCCCGCAGCTCGCCCCTAGGCGGTCTCGGCGCTCCCACAACCTCAGTGAGGGCGGCAGCAGCAGCTTCAAAGGGCTGTCCTCGGCCATCTCAAAGATGGCCCGCAGCTCGAGCCGGATGGCCGGCAGCAATAGCGGTGAGACAGACAAGCCCGAGCACGATCCGTGA